The DNA segment ATATCGATAAGCCTGTGAAAGGGGATGCAGAGCCTAAACGCCCAGCGATTAGAACCTTGTATCGAGCCTCCGACGGTAAGCTGTGGGTAGGTGGCAAACGGGTCTTCGGCTATATCGACGAGTCGAATGAGTTCCATGATCAACGAAACTTATTCAATGGTCTAAGTGCCATGCCGACAGTGAGCCATATCGAAGAAATGTCACCCGGGGTGATGTGGTTTGGCTCCTACGAGAAGGGGTTATTCGAGTATCACCTCAATAGCAGCGAGCTGGTCTCGCTCACAGCCCTGTGGCAAGTGAATTGCAGCTCAGTGTTTTTTATCCAAAAGACGCCTAAAGCTAATCTGGTGGCCTGCGCCGATTCATTGATCCGCCAAGATATCGCGACTGGCCACATCGCTATGTTCGATCAGCTCGATGGCTTGATTTCCAATGAGTTGAACGAGGGGGCTTACTTTTATTCGCCCGAGTTTGGTTTGTATCTCGGCACCCCGGAAGGGGTGATGCACCTCGATGTGGACAAGTTAGTCAACCGTATTACCGACGATCATGTGATGCTCGAGTCTGTGTCTGTCTATTACGATAACAGCACGGAAGTTTCGCTACTGCCAAAACCTATGATGGTCGTCAAACCCGATGCCAATATGGTGAGTTTGCAGATCACTAACCTCGATTATCTCGATGATTCGCCGATTCAGTTTAAATACCGACTGCGTTACCAAGGGGAAGAGGATAACTATGTGCTGCTGCAAGGTGAGTCACAGATAAACCTCGCAGGACTGGCGGCGGGCGAGTATGAGTTAGAAATCTTAAGCCAAGTGAATGGCATCTGGTCGGATAAACCCTTCGCCTATCCCTTCTATGTTGAGCAACATTGGTGGCTGACTCAGGGTTTTAAAGGCGTATTACTGCTAACGTTTTCGATCATTGCCTTGAGTCTCGCTTGGTATCGACAGCGTCAAGTGCGCACTTTTATGACGATGAACCAAGCACTGACCGAGAGTGATGATCGTTTGCGCCAGTCGCTACGAGGCAGTGATTCCGATCTTTGGGAGTGGCATAGAGATACCCAAAGCTTTTACCTCGACAACCGAGGCGCGGTGCTGGGCAGCCATGCCAATGAGATAGTCGTTTCCCTCGAGACACTCCCCGTTCACCCCGAGGATAGGGATAAAGCTCTCGCGCAGTGGAACAGTATGTTGGCTGGCGAGATTGACAGATTTGAGGCCGAGTATCGCTATCAACGTCGAGACGGTAATTGGGGTTGGCTAAGGGTGAGAGGTCGCCCGGTGTCGCGCAATCGCCATACCCAAGTGATTGAGCGGGTGGCGGGGATCTATAGCGACATTACCCTGCAGCGTCAGCTAGAGGATGAAATTAATCTCCTCGCCCAAGCCTTTGAGAATACCTCAGAGGGCGTGCTGATCTTGGATGTGGATGAAAATATTCGAGTGGCAAACCATGCGGCTCAGCAGATTATTGGTTCAGAGCAGCATGATCTCGTCGACCAATCTTTCTCTCAATTTGTGCAAATGAAGGATGGTCTCTCGACCGAAGTGCATCAGTTGCTCGGCCAAGACAGTTCGTGGACGGGTGAGCGCGAGTTAGTGGGGCAGAATGGACTGATTTGCCCCGTTTGGCTTAACGTTTCGGTGATGCAATCGGCTAACGATAGCTCACTGCATTATGTGATTGTTTTTTCAGATATCACCGAGCGGAAGCGTACCGAGGCGGACCTGAGGCGATTGGCGAATTATGATGTGCTAACTGGGCTGCCAAACCGCTCGCTGTTTTCCAGCCGTTTATTGCAATCGATTCAGACCGCGCAGCAGAGCGGCGAAAAGCTGGCGCTGTTATTCCTCGATCTCGACCGCTTTAAGCATGTAAACGACTCCTATGGCCACAGTATGGGTGATGCCTTGCTGGTGGAAGCCTCCAACCGCTTGCAGTCTTGCATCGGTAGCGAACATTTGCTCTGTCGTTTCGGTGGCGATGAGTTTGTGATCCTGCTAAGAAACGCCAATAACTTAAACGAGATAAACCACATTGCCGAGCGGTTACTGGCGCAAATTGTGGCGCCATTTAAGTTGTTTGGTCGGGAGTTTTATATCTCCACCAGTATCGGGATCAGTATTTGGCCCGACGATGCGGTGCAGCCTGAAGCCTTTATTAAAAATGCCGACCTTGCCATGTACCACGCCAAGGAAGAAGGGCGCGGCAACTTTAAATATTATTCGTCGGAGCGTAATGCCCAAGCGCTTTATCATTTACGTTTGGAGGCGGATTTACGTAAGGCCATCGAGCGCGAAGAGTTTGAGCTCTATTATCAGCCGCAGATCGATATCTTGCGGGGCGATAAGTTTATTGGGATGGAAGCCTTAATCCGTTGGCGCCATCCGAAGGAAGGTTATATCCGTCCCGATATTTTTATTAAGGTCGCCGAAGCCTGTGGTTTAGTGGTTGAAATCGACCGCTGGGTATTCCGCCGCGCCTGCTTGGATGGCGCTAAGTGGGTAAAACGTTGTGCGGCCCCCTTTAAATTGTCGGTGAATATTTCTGCGGTGCATTTCCGCCAGCCGGATTTTATCGAAGGCTTGAAAAAAATCTTAGCCGATACCCAAATGCCGACCTCATCCCTCGGGTTAGAAATCACCGAAGGTGTGTTGATGAAGGAAGTGCAAGCGGCAAAAAGCCATCTGACTCAGCTTAAAGAATTGGGAATTGAAGTGGCTATTGACGACTTTGGCACTGGCTATTCTTCCTTGGCTTACCTACGTCATTTTGATGTGAATACCTTGAAGATTGACCGCTCCTTCTTGATTGATATCGCGACTAACTCTGCGGATCAGGCGATTGTTAGCAGTATTATCGAGCTGGCTCGCAACTTGAAATTAACCGTGGTGGCCGAAGGGGTCGAAACGGTCGAACAGTTGGAACAGGTCTTTAGCCGCGGCTGTTATATAGTGCAGGGCTATTATTTTGCTAAGCCTATGTCGCTGACAGAGTTCGAACGATATTTACTGCAAAAAACGACTCTTGGATCTTAAGTTTAGGGTTATTTCCAAGTCATGCTGATGCGGTTTACTTGTGAAATATTGGTCGTTATTTTGAGCGTTTGTCTATTGCATTCACTTCGCTATTTCGTTGCGGAATAGCGAACTGTGTTTATCTTGTATTGCTTAATCACTCATCGGTTCAGATAAAATATCGCTGACGGTTAAATCAATAAATTTGTTAAGATAAGTTGAATTTTTTATCCAATAAAAAGTAGCCCATTATGATGCGTCGAATACTCGCTTCTGTCTTTTTATGTTTTTTGCTAACGCCCTTGTATGCGGCGGAACGACCTAAGGTTGGGCTGGTACTCAGTGGTGGCGGCGCTAAAGGTGCTGCGCACGTGGGCGTGCTTAAAATCCTAGAAGAACATCATATTCCCGTGGACTACATCGCAGGTACCAGTATCGGTGCCTATGTTGCTGGCATGTACTCTTTGGGCTACAGCGCGAGTGAAGTCGAAGCCATTATGATGGGGGTCGATTGGGACAGCGGTTATTCGGATACCATTCCGCGTAACGTCTTGAGTTATCGAGATAAGCAGTTACGTGATCGTTACAATATTCCGCTCAACATAGGTTACAACGAAGGAGAGGTTAGGGCACCGAGTGGATTGTTGCGTGGGCAAACCATGTCGCAGCTATTACGCCAATCAACCGATCTGGTACAGCAATTTGGCGATTTTGATGCCTTAGCGATTCCCTATCGTGCGGTCGCGACGGATTTAGAAACCAGTTTGCCCGTCGTCATCGACCACGGCAGTTTAGTCAAAGCCATGCAGGCATCTGCGACTGTGCCGGGTGCACTGCAACCGACTCAGATCGATGGCAAGTTATTAGTCGATGGCGGTATTGCCAACAATATGCCCGTGGATGTGGTTAAGGCTATGGGCGCGGATATCATCATTGCCGTAGATATCGGCTCGCCGCTGGTGAAAAAAGACAAATTGGATAGCACGATTGCGGTGCTCGACCAGTTATCTAACTTCCTGACCAATGCCAGTACCGAAAAGCAAAAACAATTACTAACAGATAAAGACGTATTGATCCGTCCCGCTATCGATGCCTTAAGCACCACAGACTTTACCATCATGCCCTTGGCCCTGACGCTGGGGAAAGAAGCTGCTAATGGTCAACTGGATAAATTGCAGGGCATGAGTGTCAGCGCCGAAGAATATGCCGCCTATGTGGATGCGAAGAAGGCCAAGGGCAAGTTATTAATGGCGGATGTGGCGCATCCCATTAAAGAAATCGTATTCGATAACCAGTCTAAAGTTAGTCTTAACCTATTGAAGGAAACCTTAGATCTGAAAGCCGGCCAAGCCGTGACTAAAGATGAGCTAAACGAGGCGTTAAAACGGATTTATGCCTTAAACAAATTTGAGCGCGTGGATGCCGAGTTTGTGGAAGGCGAAGAAGGCCGGGTGCTGACTGTGACTACCCGGGCGAAATCCTGGGGGCCAAATTACTTCCAACTTGGCTTTAACTGGGAAGATGACTTTAGTACCGATTCGGCCATCAGTTTCGACATGGCTTATACCATGACCGACTTAACCTTTAACGGCGGCGAGTGGCGTAACGAAGTCAAATTAGGCTTTGAAAAACTTTTTGCGACCGAGTTTTATCAACCCTTGGACAGGGACCAAGAGTTTTATAGTCGAGCCCGTTATCAATACGATATTCATAATTGGGACTTGTACGATAACAACAACCGCGCCCTAATCTTCGACAAGAAGACCCACACAGTTGAACTGGGTGTTGGCTATAACTATGTTTTGCAAGGGTTTATCGAGTTTGGTCTAGTGGCGGAAAAGGGCGTTATTGTCAACGATGCCTGGCTGATTAAGGATTTCGATTTTAAATCCTACGGCGCCTACTTAAGAGCGGGTTATGACAGCTTAGACAGTATCAGCTTCCCAACATCGGGTAACCGAATCACCTTAAATGTGTATGTGCGCAATGAGGATTTTGACGATCTCGTCGACAACAATGAGAACGAATATAGCGTGCAGATTGAGGCCGATTGGAAAGGGGCGCTGAGTGTTGGCAATCATGCCTTTGTGGGTAAAGCCTCGATAGCGACCAACAATAACGATGGGCTCAATACATTGCACTTGTCGGATTTAGGCGGTTTCTTAAATCTTTCGGGTTATCACAAAGACTCATTAACTGGCGCCCATAAGCTCTTCGGTGCCTTTGTCTATCAGTATGATTTAGGTCGCGATGCCCTCGGAATGACGGATTATCCACTCTATTTAGGCTTAAGTTTAGAGGCGGGTAACGTGTGGTTTGAACGGGATGAAGTCTCACTCTCAGATCTTATCTATGCTTCTAGCCTTTACATAGGTACAGATACTTCCATGGGGCCGGCTGCTCTTGGCTTTGGTGTGACCGATATGGGTGATAAATCCCTGTATTTATTTGTCGGTAAAGCCTTCTAAATTGAGCGAAGGGCATAACTGAGGTTATGCCCTTCGTCTTTTTATCGGCACATTATTCCCGCATGGCTTGAAAATCCTGTTTATACTCGTTTGCGCAAATATCACTAAGTGTCATAACCTTTTACAAAATCTTGCTACAGCCAAACTAGGCAAAATGCTAAGGTTTTGCAGGAAAAAATAACAACACTCTCAACGGAAGCTGGGGAAAACAATGAAGAAGATTAGCACACTGGCGCTGGGGATTGCCCTGAGCCTAGGTTTAGCCGCTTGCAGCAGCGAGCCTAAAACTGAAGTCGCCGCGGTTTCTGGCATTGAATTACAAAACTTTGATGCCTCAGTTCGCCATCAAGACGATTTTTATTACAGCGTGAACGGTAAATGGTTAGCGAATACGCCTATCCCTGCCGACAAGTCTAATTACGGTGCATTCTCTGTGCTGTACGATCAAAGCCAAGATGCGTTGAAAAAAATCATCGATGCCGCCGCAGCGCAAAAAGATGCTGCTCCTGGCTCTAATAATCAAAAAATCGGTGACTTTAACGCCAGCTTTATGAATACCGATTTACTCGAAACCTTAGGCGTAACGCCGCTCAATCCTTTGCTGGCGGATATCGCGGCGGTGAAAACCCACGGCGAATTACCCGCTGTGATGGGCAAATTGCTGACCAGCGGCTCAGGCATTCCCTTTGGTTTCTACGTCAATAACGACGCGAAAAACTCTACCCAATATGCGGTGTATATCAGTCAGTCGGGCTTAACTCTGCCAGACCGTGATTACTACCTCAAAGATGACGCTAAGTTTGCCGCAACCCGCGAAGCGATGGCGAAGTATGTGACCGATATTCTGACCGAAGCCGGCTACAAGAATGCCAAACGCGCGGCGAAAAACGTGGCCGACATCGAGATGATGATCGCTAAGAGCCAGTGGAGCCGCGTTGAATCTCGCGATGCTAACAAGTCTTACAACAAGTTGAGCCGTGCTGAGCTGCAAAAGCTGACTGGCAAGTTTGATATCAATGCCTTTGCGACTAGCGCAGGCCTTGGCGATAAAGTGACGGAAGTCATCGTGCGTCAGCCATCTTATCTAGAAAAGTTAGGCGCTAATTTTGATGCCTTCCCCGTTTCTGCTTGGCAGGATTACTTAACGTTCCACTTAGTGGATAGCTATGCTGAGCTACTCAGCAAAAACTTCGTTGACCTTAACTTTGCCTTCAAAGGCAAAACCTTAATGGGTATTGAAGAGCAACAACCACGCTGGAAAAAGGCTGTAGATGGCGCCGACCAAGTCATTGGTGAATTAGTGGGCGAGGAGTATGTGAAGCAATACTTCAAGCCAGAAGCGAAAGCCCGCATGGAAACCATGATCAAAAACCTGATCAAGGGCTTCGAAGTCAGCATCAATGAACTTGAGTGGATGACGCCTGAAACGAAAGTCGCGGCTCAAGAAAAACTGTCTAAGTTTACCTACAAGATTGGTTATCCAGATAAATGGAAAGACTACTCTGCACTAGAGATCAAGCCTGATGAGTTGGTGGGCAACTATATGCGTTACGCCAACTTCGAATATCAAGACATGATCAACAAGTTAGGTAAGCCAATCGATCGTACCGAGTGGCATATGACACCACAAACGGTCAATGCTTATTACAGCCCTGTAGGCAATGAAATCGTATTCCCAGCAGCGATTCTGCAACCGCCATTCTTCAATATGGAAGCCGATGATGCGGTGAACTACGGTGGTATCGGTGCGGTAATCGGCCACGAAATCAGCCATGGTTTCGACGACCAAGGTGCTAAATACGATGGCGACGGCAACCTGCGTGACTGGTGGTCGGATAAAGACCGTGAAGAGTTCCAAAAACGCGGTAAGCAACTGTCGGCGCAGTATTCTGGCTATGAAGCCCTGCCCGGTAAGTTTGTCAACGGTGATTTAACACTAGGCGAAAACATCGGTGACTTAGGCGGGTTAACCGTAGCGGCTCGTGCCTATGCGATGAGCTTAAACGGTAAACCTGCTCCAGTGCTCGATGGCTTAACGGGCGAGCAGCGCTTCTTCGTCGGTTGGTCACAGGTATGGCGCCGTAACTACCGTGATGAAGAGTTGGGTCGTCGTTTACTGACGGATCCGCATTCACCTAGCCACTACCGTGCTATGGGTACACCGCGCAATATCGAAGCCTTCTACAAAGCCTTCGAGATGAAAGAGAGCGACAAGATGTACTTAAAACCAGAAGAGCGCGTAAAAATCTGGTAATCCATAGGATGAAAATGAAAAAGCCAGACGCATGTCTGGCTTTTTGCTTTTCGCAATTTGGTGTTGTGATTAGCCCAAGATCGCTGGTAAATCTAACAGGCTGTCGGCTTGATGGTGGGCGGCAACCCATTTCGCCTCACCGCGTTGCTCAGGTGCGGGAATGGCGACGGTTTGCATATTGGCGGCGCGGGCGGCAATCAGACCATTAAAAGAGTCTTCAATCGCAAGGCAATAACGCGGGTCGACTCCTAAGGCGGCCGCACAATTTAAGTAAACCTCAGGATGCGGCTTGCCATAGGTGAGTCCTTCGGCGGATTGTATCGCCATAAACTTATCGCTGAGGCTGAGTTTACAGAGTACGGCTTCGATAATGGTGTAAAAAGAGGAGGTCGCTAAGCCTATCTTTAAGCCTTTGGCTTGGCAGTATTCAATCGCCTGATGAACCCCTTGCATAGCTTCGCCCGTTTTCAGTATCTCCTCTGCGACTCTATCGACGATGGCTTTGCTGACCTTAGCATTGTCGTAATCGGCCCAAGGGGCTTTGTGATACCAATAGTCGACACATTGGTCGATGCGTAAACCCGTGGTTTGTTGAATCGTTTCGATAGTGACTGGCACGCCAAGCGCCGATAACACTTCATATTCAACCCGCTGCCAAAGGGGTTCTGAATCGATTAACACACCATCCATATCAAAAATAACAGCTTGAATACTAAGGGATGTCATTACTACTCCAAGGGATGGGAAGGATTACTAAGCGTTATACTCTGGGAACTTGAGTGTATGTTTAAGCTTGGCATCTTCAAAGTCTAAAAAGACATAGTTTAAAAATATTTACGCTTACCTGACGGTTGTGAGCAAAAAAATAATCGTTCGATTTTAAATTGATTAACTTATGTTAACTATTTGTCGCTTATGGTTTTTTGTCTGTTTTCAAACTATTGTCTAATTTCCCTTGTTTTATTCTTGCCGTAAGTTGAGCTGCACCTCCGGATTTAGCCCTTATTTCGTCTTTCGCCGAGTGTGACCTGATTCATACTTTTGCAAAGCTGTAGTATACTGCTGGCCGGAAATACGGGTCGATCATGTCGGACTGTCAGCTTCAATTGAGAAGACGTGCAGTTTCGTTGTTAGAGCGCCAAACAAAGAGGAATGTTGCCGTGCTAGAAGCATATCGTAAACACGTCGCAGAACGTGCTGCAGAGGGCGTAGTCCCTAAGCCATTAGATGCACATCAAGTGGCTGAACTGGTTAAATTGGTTCAAAATCCCCCCGCTGGTGAAGAAGCCGTTATTCTTGACCTGCTAGAAAATCGAATTCCCCCAGGTGTTGACGAAGCCGCTTACGTAAAAGCCGCTTTCTTAGATGCGGTTGCTAAAGGCACTGCAACTTCACCCATCCTGTCTGCCGAACGTGCGACTGAGTTATTAGGCACTATGCAAGGTGGCTATAACATCGAGCCGCTGATCGCTCAGTTAGATAACCCAGCTCTGGCGCCTTTAGCTGCTAAAGCCTTATCTCACACTCTGCTGATGTTTGATTCTTTCCACGATGTGGTTGAGAAAATGGAAGCGGGTAATGCCTATGCTAAACAAGTGGTTGAAGCTTGGGCAAATGCAGACTGGTACTTAAGCCGTCCAAAGTTAGCGGACAAAGTCACCCTGACCGTATTCAAAGTCTCTGGTGAAACCAACACCGACGACCTGTCACCAGCGCCTGATGCTTGGTCACGTCCAGATATCCCATTGCACGCTTTAGCTATGCTGAAAAACGCGCGTGATGGTATCGAGCCAGACGTAGCGGGCAGCGTAGGTCCAATCAAGAAATTAGAAGAACTGAAAACCAAAGGTTTCCCATTAGTTTACGTGGGTGACGTTGTGGGCACAGGTTCATCACGTAAGTCTGCGACTAACTCAGTACTGTGGTTCATGGGCGATGATATCCCATTCGTACCTAACAAACGTGCTGGTGGTTTCTGCTTAGGTGGCAAGATTGCGCCGATTTTCTTCAACACTATGGAAGATGCGGGCGCACTGCCAATCGAACTTGACGTTAGCAAAATGGAAATGGGCGATGTGATCGACATTTACCCATACGCTGGCCAAGTGAAACGTCATGGCTCAGATGAAGTGATTTCTGAGTTCAGCCTGAAAACCGACGTACTGTTAGACGAAGTGCGTGCGGGTGGTCGTATTCCATTGATCATCGGTCGTGGTTTAACTGACAAAGCTCGTGCTGTATTAGGTTTACCAGCTTCTGACGTATTCGTACGTCCTCAAGATATCGCTGACTCTGGCAAAGGTTACACTTTAGCGCAGAAGATGGTCGGTAAGGCCTGCGGTGTTGCTGGCGTGCGTCCAGGCCAATACTGTGAGCCTAAGATGACCTCTGTGGGTTCTCAGGACACTACCGGTCCAATGACCCGTGACGAGCTGAAAGACTTAGCCTGTTTAGGTTTCAGTGCTGACCTGACTATGCAGTCATTCTGCCACACTGCCGCTTATCCAAAACCAGTTGACGTTAACACTCACCACACGCTGCCAGACTTCATCATGAACCGTGGCGGTGTATCTTTACGTCCAGGTGACGGTGTTATCCACTCTTGGTTAAACCGTATGTTATTACCAGACACAGTAGGTACTGGTGGTGACTCACATACGCGTTTCCCAATCGGTATTTCATTCCCAGCAGGTTCTGGTCTAGTTGCCTTCGCAGCGGCGACCGGTGTGATGCCTCTGGACATGCCTGAATCAGTATTAGTGCGCTTCAAGGGCAAGATGCAACCTGGCATCACCCTACGTGACCTAGTACACGCAATCCCATTAAAAGCGATTGAAATGGGTCTGCTGACCGTTGAGAAGAAAGGTAAGATCAACATCTTCTCTGGCCGCGTACTGGAAATCGAAGGCTTAGAAACCCTGAAAGTGGAACAGGCATTCGAACTGTCTGACGCTTCTGCAGAACGCTCTGCAGCGGGTTGTACTATCAAGTTAGACAAAGAGCCAATCATCGAGTACCTGAACTCGAACATCACTATGCTGAAGTGGATGATTGCCGAAGGTTACGGTGACCGTCGTACTATCGAACGTCGTATTAAAGGCATGGAAGAGTGGTTAGCGAATCCTGAGCTGATGAGTGCCGATAAAGATGCTGAGTACGCTGCTGTGATCGAAATCGATCTGAACGAGATCAAAGAGCCAATCCTGTGTGCGCCTAACGATCCTGACGATGCTGTATTACTGTCTTCTGTTGCGCAAACGCAAATCGACGAAGTATTCGTTGGTTCTTGTATGACTAACATCGGTCACTTCCGTGCGACCGGTAAGATGTTAGACAAGTTCGCTAAGACGCTGCCAACCCGTCTGTGGATTGCGCCACCGACTAAGATGGACAAAGACCAGCTGACCGAAGAAGGTTACTACGGTATTTTCGGTCGCGTGGGTGCGCGTATCGAGATCCCTGGCTGTTCACTGTGTATGGGTAACCAAGCACGTGTGGCTGAAGGTGCAACTGTAGTATCGACTTCTACCCGTAACTTCCCGAACCGTTTAGGTACAGGCGCTAACGTTTACTTAGCCTCTGCGGAATTAGCGGCAGTAGCAGCCCTGTTAGGTCGTCTGCCAACGGTTGAAGAATACCAAGAATACGCGAAAGAGTTAGATGCAACAGCAGCTGACACTTACCGTTACTTGAACTTCGATCAAATCGATTCTTACACTAAGAAAGCATCACAAGTGATCTTTCAATCAGCTGTATAATCGATTGATATGACAATGAAAAAGCCAGCGAAAGCTGGCTTTTTTGTTTGTGGATGCTATTGCTAAGCGCTTGGTTAAGAGGTGAATGCCAATCTCAAACATTTATCAAGGATGGCGACTTGCCACTATTGACGCGCAATCATGTGACTCGCGGCGCATAACGGTTAACACTAATTAGGCTTGTTGGGCGTGCCCTGAATACTGGTTATGTAACACTTCGAGCAATTTATCTTCTAATTCGAAACGGGTTTCCATGGTGTGGGCCAGTTCGGAAAGATCCTTATCGAGCTGGTATAACACTTGGTCATCCTGCGCTTCGGCGTACTTATCATTAAAATCTAACGCCGCGTTGGTGGTCGGGGTGATCTTCGGCAGTACTTGCTGGGCTAAGGTTTTGCTCGAGGCGCCAAACTTTTCACAGGCATTGACCACTTGGTCATAGACTTCGAAATGGCCTTCGGAGACGTAATCGACTAATAAATCACAAAAGGATTTCACATGATCGAAGGAGGGAAGGGATTTTTCGGCTTTCCCATAGGGAGGAAGGCCCGCTATCTGGCAGTAATGCACCAAGAGTTTACGACGATTTTCTAGCCATTGATCTATAAGCTTATTTGAACCGCCCCACTTTTGTTCTGCTTTTTCGAGTTCTCTCAGCATGATGCATTCCATTTAAGTGCCAGGACATGACTCTAATGTAGGGGAGAAATAGCTCTTGGATCAACCCTTTTTGTTGGGATTTGCGAGAATTGGCAGATGGACAAACCAGCTGTTTTGTATAAAAAAATGCGGAAATAAAAAGCCCAACGATAGAAACCTATCGTTGGG comes from the Shewanella mangrovisoli genome and includes:
- the acnB gene encoding bifunctional aconitate hydratase 2/2-methylisocitrate dehydratase, with product MLEAYRKHVAERAAEGVVPKPLDAHQVAELVKLVQNPPAGEEAVILDLLENRIPPGVDEAAYVKAAFLDAVAKGTATSPILSAERATELLGTMQGGYNIEPLIAQLDNPALAPLAAKALSHTLLMFDSFHDVVEKMEAGNAYAKQVVEAWANADWYLSRPKLADKVTLTVFKVSGETNTDDLSPAPDAWSRPDIPLHALAMLKNARDGIEPDVAGSVGPIKKLEELKTKGFPLVYVGDVVGTGSSRKSATNSVLWFMGDDIPFVPNKRAGGFCLGGKIAPIFFNTMEDAGALPIELDVSKMEMGDVIDIYPYAGQVKRHGSDEVISEFSLKTDVLLDEVRAGGRIPLIIGRGLTDKARAVLGLPASDVFVRPQDIADSGKGYTLAQKMVGKACGVAGVRPGQYCEPKMTSVGSQDTTGPMTRDELKDLACLGFSADLTMQSFCHTAAYPKPVDVNTHHTLPDFIMNRGGVSLRPGDGVIHSWLNRMLLPDTVGTGGDSHTRFPIGISFPAGSGLVAFAAATGVMPLDMPESVLVRFKGKMQPGITLRDLVHAIPLKAIEMGLLTVEKKGKINIFSGRVLEIEGLETLKVEQAFELSDASAERSAAGCTIKLDKEPIIEYLNSNITMLKWMIAEGYGDRRTIERRIKGMEEWLANPELMSADKDAEYAAVIEIDLNEIKEPILCAPNDPDDAVLLSSVAQTQIDEVFVGSCMTNIGHFRATGKMLDKFAKTLPTRLWIAPPTKMDKDQLTEEGYYGIFGRVGARIEIPGCSLCMGNQARVAEGATVVSTSTRNFPNRLGTGANVYLASAELAAVAALLGRLPTVEEYQEYAKELDATAADTYRYLNFDQIDSYTKKASQVIFQSAV
- the rsd gene encoding sigma D regulator — protein: MLRELEKAEQKWGGSNKLIDQWLENRRKLLVHYCQIAGLPPYGKAEKSLPSFDHVKSFCDLLVDYVSEGHFEVYDQVVNACEKFGASSKTLAQQVLPKITPTTNAALDFNDKYAEAQDDQVLYQLDKDLSELAHTMETRFELEDKLLEVLHNQYSGHAQQA